In Desulfobacter hydrogenophilus, the genomic stretch TTTTTTGGCCTGTACCGTTACAGGGGTGATTCCGGAAAATAGGGCTACCGCCGCCAGAACACAGAAAAATAATGAGGCTTTTTTCATTTTAACTCCTTTGTCTTTCCCCGCAGGGAGTAGATTTATGATGAGCGGTTGTCAAACACCCGCTTGCTCTTTTTTTCTGTTCGGGGCAGGTTACCGTAATCCACAATTTCAACCCGGGATCTGACCATCAACTTTTTACGGATCTGCCCGGAGACCTGGTCGGCCAGGCCGTTGTCTTCTCCTGCCACGGCTCCATTGGTACGCTCCACCCGGATGTTCATGTAATCCCTGCCGTCTGCATCCTGGTTCAGGTGAATCTGGTACTCGCTGCCCACCCCGCCAATGCCGCCTAGGATATGATCAATCTGGCTGGGATAAATATTTACGGCCCTGAAAATAAACATGTCATCAGTACGCCCGGAAATCCTGGCATGCCGGGGGAATGGGTTGCCGCAGGCGCAGGCCCCGGGGATCAGCCGGGTGACATCATGGGTTCGGTACCGGATTAAAGGCGTCCCCTGCTTTTTCAGGGTGGTGACCACAAGCTCCCCTTCTTCTCCGACGGGCAACGGTTTCAGGGTCACCGGATCAATTACTTCAAATATAAAATAGTCGGCCCAGTAATGTATCCCTGCGTGTTCTGCGCAATCAAGGCCGGTGCCGGGTCCGTAAAGTTCGGTCATACCGTAGATATCATGGATATGTTTAACTCCGGTGATCTCCTGGATACGTTTGCGCATGGGCGCGCTGTGGCGCTCAGCGCCTAGAATAATGGTTTTAAGTTTAATTTTATCCATGAGTTTACGCTTTTCAATCTCTTCGGACATAAGAAGCCCCATGGAAGCCGTCGCGCAGAATACCGTAGATTCAAGATCCAAAAGCATGTCAATGTGCATGTCCACATTTGCAGGCCCTAAAGGGACGGCCATGGCACCGAAACGCTCACACCCGTTCTGAAACCCGACACCTGCAGTCCAAAGCCCATAGCCCACGGCAATCTGAACCCGGTCCATTTTGGTGACGCCGGCCAGTTCATAACACCGGGCAAAAATGTTGGCCCAGTTGTCCACGTCCTCTTTTGTGTAGCATAAAATCTTTCTTTTTCCCGTGGTGCCGGAAGATCCGTGAATTCTTACAATGTCGGACATTGGCGCGGCCCGCAAGGGAAAGGGATAGTCCTCAAG encodes the following:
- a CDS encoding phenylacetate--CoA ligase, with product MSFIPLNITGEQIADIQAQGLKWTVSHAYNNSPYYKRKLEDAGCRPEDIKGLDDLENLPFTDKHDFLEDYPFPLRAAPMSDIVRIHGSSGTTGKRKILCYTKEDVDNWANIFARCYELAGVTKMDRVQIAVGYGLWTAGVGFQNGCERFGAMAVPLGPANVDMHIDMLLDLESTVFCATASMGLLMSEEIEKRKLMDKIKLKTIILGAERHSAPMRKRIQEITGVKHIHDIYGMTELYGPGTGLDCAEHAGIHYWADYFIFEVIDPVTLKPLPVGEEGELVVTTLKKQGTPLIRYRTHDVTRLIPGACACGNPFPRHARISGRTDDMFIFRAVNIYPSQIDHILGGIGGVGSEYQIHLNQDADGRDYMNIRVERTNGAVAGEDNGLADQVSGQIRKKLMVRSRVEIVDYGNLPRTEKKSKRVFDNRSS